Genomic DNA from Candidatus Poribacteria bacterium:
CGATATGCCGCTGGGTAGGTTCGGGAAGCCCGAAGAAATTGCGAATGTGGTTGTCTTTCTCGCATCGGAACGCGCAAGCCTTGTAACGGGTGCCTGTGTGAACGTGGATGGGTGCCAATCGCATTCAAACATTTAACAGAGTCGGAGTATCACAAATATGGGTAAGTCTGCGTGAGGTTTTTGGCGAGCCGACGCGTTAGACTTGCTCTTATAATATTTTTTAAGGAGCGAATCAGTCCGTTCCAATATCAGTTTTTGTGTCGATTATTGGTAATTGATAACACGCTGCCTCGCGGTCATTACGCACCAATAAGTAGGGACCCGCAAGTGCCGGCGTGTTCCATGTTTTACCCTTTATCGCTGAAAAACGCGCATGTTCAATATGACGCTCAGGGTCTGGTTCAATGAGGGCAACTTCGCCTGATTCAGTGGTTACCAACAGGACATCTGAAATTAGGAGTGTTTGTCCGTGTCCGTATCTACCGCTTTTCCATTGACGTACGCCGTCGACTGGGTTTATACAAGCCAAGATTCCGTCATCAAGTCCGTACAAATAGCCTTCGTAATGAATGATATTGGTGAATTTTGCTTTGAGGTATATGGTTTCCCATATAATTGAAACGTCGAATTCACCGGTGGAATTCTGCGAGAGTTGATAAAGTTTAGCACCGACACCGTAGCCGGTTGAGAAGAGAAGTTTGTCATCAGAAATCGGCACCGGCTGCGCGACACATTCTGCGTATGTTTGCACCCACGGTTGCTTCCACAAAAGTTTTCCAGTTGAAGGTTCATGAGCGGTAATTAAACCTTGGTTAAAGAGAACAACTTGCTCGGTGCCTGCTAAAGTTGTAAGGAGTGGTGAGCTATAACCACTTTGTGTTCGGTAACCTGTCCACACAATTTCGCCTGTATCTTTGTGGTATGCGACTGCACCACCGGCACTGACGATAACAAGTTCATCGAAAACGAGCGGTGAAATACTCACACCCCAAGGCGGTAGATCCGCTTTGTTCTCTTCAAAGGTATGGGTTGTCCAAAGCGACTTACCTGTTTCAAGGTCCAAACAGTTGAGGATCCCTGTTGAACCGACGGTGTAAACCC
This window encodes:
- a CDS encoding PQQ-like beta-propeller repeat protein; this encodes MSRTQKPIRWWLLSIVIVVAILSILIIQILDMDHRQSKVFWTATVIVLTAVLSALWLLGFSRLGWRTKLITLAIAILGVFLGANLFQFKGFSGDLIPIFEWRWRDEPTAFRQDPGNTSNTQISIADYPQFLGQHRNGVVTGIKLNLDWDTHPPKLVWRQPIGAGWSGFAVVGNSAITQEQEDDWEKVVCYELHTGEVKWSHKDQARYNMPPAGLGPRATPTISGNRVYTVGSTGILNCLDLETGKSLWTTHTFEENKADLPPWGVSISPLVFDELVIVSAGGAVAYHKDTGEIVWTGYRTQSGYSSPLLTTLAGTEQVVLFNQGLITAHEPSTGKLLWKQPWVQTYAECVAQPVPISDDKLLFSTGYGVGAKLYQLSQNSTGEFDVSIIWETIYLKAKFTNIIHYEGYLYGLDDGILACINPVDGVRQWKSGRYGHGQTLLISDVLLVTTESGEVALIEPDPERHIEHARFSAIKGKTWNTPALAGPYLLVRNDREAACYQLPIIDTKTDIGTD